The Solenopsis invicta isolate M01_SB chromosome 3, UNIL_Sinv_3.0, whole genome shotgun sequence region gtaaatttataaattttttttcagtgggTCTTTTATAAACGGGTCTGCACAAGATCTCGTGTCTGAACAAGGCATCGTGTCTGAACAagacacatatatacatatcataAGTAcgagtatgtaaaaaatattattctgcaCAAGACCTCAAGTTTGCACAAGACATCGTGTCTGAACAAGACATCGTGTCTGAACAAGACATCGTGTTTGCACAAGACTTCGTGTCTGCACAAGAATTTGTGTCTGCACAAGACATTGTGTCTGAAAAAGACAATTTGCGCTGGTTACAAAAACGAGTTTGTAAAAAAACGCAATATGATAACACaagttcaattattattttatattattttttagtggAATAGGCCTACGGGAaaaaccacttaaaaaaaaaacgcatcttTACTAGTACCTCATGGGTGATGTGGAAAACTAttgttattgtaaatatatgtgtgtgtgtgtgtgtgtgtgcgtgcgtgtgtgcgtgcgtgcgtgcgtgtgtgcgtgcgtgcgtgcgtgcgtgcgtgcgtgcgtgtgcgcgcgtgtgtgtgtgtgtgtgtgtgtgtgtgtgtgtgtgtgtgtgtgtgtgtgtgtgtgtgtatttacatttatttatatacatttatacgtaagatgtatttttctatattattatatgtacttgcaaaaaacaattttttacctagtatatatttatttatttattttatattataatatgtgtacttattaaacttatacttaatattaaaaatgatatttatttaatgtattacccagaaaacattttgcgggtGAACGTTCAGCAAATCGCGCAAAAGGAATTCctacaacgcaagcaaaaccttatccaactACGTCGTCATAGCGCAAGCAAAACACTAGCACAAATTGTGCGCaatttcaataagcgatatgcacgcaaaacgctagcacactttgtgcGCGATTTCAATAAGcaatatgcacgcaaaacgctagcacactttgtgcGCGATTTCAATAAGCAATATGCACGtaaaacgctagcacactttgcgcgcgatctcaataagcgataACCTGCCgaaaattaaaaccgatttaaaaaaaggtaatccgaatcgatcgggatttctgcaccgaaaatacggtattaagattgattgaaaaataagatccgaACCCAGATATAGATTTAAAACAGAATACGtcaatgtaaacgtaataaatgtttagtttacaaaaaaaatatttattgtatctttttcgttaaaaaagatttaaaaaaagattaaatttgaattaaacatttaatttatgtacaagattaaataacaatacaaattgttatttacatgtaaaaatataaaattttatgtggaacagcatTTCACACACACGccatgtttgaaaagaatgagagcgagtattcgtcttgAGGTTTCaaaaagcagctcctaaaagtgtcactaaagtatgagctgacgagtcggcggcggtggcgcctagatataacgtctgtggccgcactcaactcacgagaaaatctcctgcggcgtggccacctagcggtggcgttagcactcacttgttaaatccatttcaatctgaaattacagaatttcaacttgcgggcaaaactcacgcaaaccgcgtGCACAGTTcacatgcataagacgcgcaaactttgcgcgcaaaaagTGTTATCTGAGtagctttattaatatatttatttaattaatatatttaatacatctgcttccttaaatatatttactttattttatagatattaaatttgttgtgtCAATAGGCGAATAATcgcattttattacattaaaatatttctcatatgaaatattttaatgtagtaaaatgCCGTTACCCGCCTATCGACAGCGAGACTCGCTGAGCGAGTCGATTAATCAAGACTGGCCGAAACGCGCGAATGGCGTGAGCCATGGCTTTCATTTCCACCATCTGACTGCAGCCTGACTACCGTCTCGGACTTGGAAGCTCTGGCGAGAAGTCGCCGCGCAACACGGAACAATGAAGACacaaatagcaaaaaaaaaataaagtaaatacgCAGTGTCCTGACCACTACAAAGACTCCTTAGTGTTAGTGACGtactcacaaataaaatttactgaCAAGTTTGCAAAGAATATTACAACACGAAGCTTGCATTACACATTTAATGGTATGATATCTAAAgaacattttaatacaatatttatgagtctcaatttttttaaatatagatacaGGTGGCAAATATTCTtggtgcataaaaaaatattttatttataggttataattagcaacaaaatccaaaacgtattattttagtagtaggatgctTAACAATCATTTTAGTATAggattgagattttattgcTAACTGTAACTTATTggaaataattactttgtgcgtggaaaacACGCGccttgcataaaaaaatattttctttatatattataattagcaaataattccaaaacttatttcttttagtagtaggatgtctaacgatcaTTTTAGTATAGGATAGAggttttattgctagctgtaacttgttgaaaataattaatttgtcagTGGAAACCACGTGGctcgcataaaaaaatattttctttacatgtTATAATTACCAACTAATTCCAAAACCTATTTCTTTTACTAGcaggatgtctaacaatcattttaGTGTAGGATTAAGATTTTGTTGCTacctgtaacttgttgaaaataattactttgtgcgtggaaagtacgcgcctcgcataacaaaatattttctttacaagttataattagcaacaaattccgaaattgcatttattttagtagTAGAATTTCTGACTATCATTTAGTATAATACTAAAGTATTATACTTGGTGCAAGCACCAAATTATTTAGAGATTAGGTGACGTATGATAGAGTGCGGCGCGCGAGCTCCACACATAatgatatttatgaaacaattttatatttattttggcgTTATAtgagagcaacaaattagcaaaaaattttagcgtatttgtttttatttaggGTCtactgtacatatattttttttgtatgggGGGctccagcttgccattaagctgcactcccccattttttttaattgttgctaAACGGCTTGAGCAAAAAAATCTGGACTAGGGTAACAAATTGGCACATAAATAGCACTAAAATTTTGACTTAGTGCAAACTTGATTTTCGCTGGCTCTGTCTACTTCCCTGGCCTCGCCATCGTGCTCGGTGGATCGAGTAGCTGGAAACGACAAGGAgacgggggggagggggagcgGAGCTTCGCGGCTTTTCGCGCTCTCGTTAGCTGGTGCTCGCTCTCTTGCTCGAGGACCGAGTAACGGAAAACACACGACTTGCGACCGCGATCCATGTTCTTTCATTCCGAGAACTACAATACTTTATATCATACTGAGTGTCTCTGTATCGCGTAGGCACAAGAAATCACTGAGTTCTGTGCCGAAGTGAATAAAGTGTGATTAATATTTAACGTCAGTTCGTGTCTCTTAAAGATAACCCCCTACAATTTCGTTGAAGCGCTCTACGTCCGGAGAGTTCCTTCGGCCCGAGGCGATACACGAACAGAGtttgttttacaataaaaatatttacattttttactggTGGCCACCAGCATTGTGTTAAATCTGAGTGAAGCCATACAGATGGAACTTCTGATACGATTTCTTCTTCACTATCCCCATCGTTTGGAAAAGTTACAGCAGCAAAATCTTTCGTCATTATTAACAGTCTGTAAAACATGTAAGATGTGTTAGATTAAATAACTTAATTGCCATAAATATACTTCTTGTTGATGCAGTAAAGGCAATACCACAGCTTCTTCGtcgtttaaagaaaattttacatattttgatttattgtcAGACAATGGATCAATAAGTAGCTTATATTGTAGCTTGTTAACTTGTTTAATTCCAATATTTAGAGAGTCACATGGACAgtgaaagaataatttaacatttaaatactttttaccaATAAcgtaaatttgattattttttgaataaattttcgtaAGTAAAATTGTTGTATCATCTAATAAAGAATAACAATTATCAATAgcttttctaaaatagaaacCTTTACACTGAaccgattttattattttttcaacattattatttataatattattaaattttggaattggataaattttttctatatttgttatattcaaattatcttCTTCTACACAATGATTGATTAATTGTTGTAATGGCTGACTTGAAGatctaatttttgattttattttttgcatataattttcgTACTTAAACGCGCTAAATTCATCTAACGGTCCCCGTAATTTTACATAGTAACACAGGTGGACTAAATTATGCACGTTATATGATATATGTTGATGATCATATAATATACCGTAATTTTGTACAAAGTACAATAGTAAACTTTGTGTATAATCAAGCAATTGTACGCAATATTCTTTGCTACATAAGATTCAAATTGCTACACTTAAactcaaaaaataaatgtacttaTCGCGAGATAacatgttacaaaaaattactggccccgtatataataataattgctttaATTCAGTGGCTTTAAACCGATCGACATCGTCTAGTTCTCTTGGTTTTCTAACAAATTCCTTGCTATGAATAATGATATCGACAACAAAGaagttgaaataaaagtttGCTGAGTTGCAGTCACACGAAGATTACCTTTAACCCACAATGTGACCATTccaatgtttataatttaaatgatttatctGATCTTAGTATTGCGTTAGTTTCTTGGAATGTTACTCAATTTTCTATGTAATTTCCCTCTTGAATACAATTACCACATCCAAAATACGTATTATGTCCTTTACTTCTCTTGATAAACAATTTTGCGGAaacattgcaaataaataccTTCACattgacaataatttttttgtcatattCTACAATACCATTCTGGAAAATTTCAAAACAATCATCTTTGAAATACTTCATAAAAGCATCACAACATTTTGATTTGTAAAAACTATGATGAACACCGATTATAAACGGTTCGCTGTAAAAATCTGCAACTATTCTGCTTAAAATTGGCCAAAGTTGACTACCAGAAGATTTTGTTAAATGAAGGCCATGTACattgacattaatatttatttccgATAGACAAGTACTTCGGCAGTAACactcacaaataaatttttttaaactttcatcTAAACCTGCATGATAATACTTCCCTGATGTCATTTCAATAATGTCTACTTGTTTTCAACAAAGTTCGAGCGTCAATAGGAAGCTCGAGGCcgtattttactaaaattttcaataaattactTACAGCAGAATGATTTACACGATTTTCAACCCATAATCggatatcattaataatttctGTTTCAGAGACATCTTCATCTGAAATATTTGATTGAAGACTGTCTTCATCAGTATTAATTTCCAAATGTACAGAAGTTAattcatcattatttttaaactcatAAGTCTCAATTACattgaaataatcaaaattaatttctcttagtGCATTTTGCTGTTGAGATTGTTCAATGCTATCTAGCTCATTTGATTCACttatgatattttaaacttCCAAATACTTTGATGTAGCAGGCATTTGACAAATctattatattcttttacaaaaatacgtCGTCGTTGCCTTGGAGTTAAACAAGTAATATCcagttttaattttgatttggacatattttatttattaactaaaaataaaatactagaTTGCAATTATATTGACGAATATTTGGGTATAAGTTATTATATGTTGAGCTTGAATTAGGATAAATTTAAGAAAGCTGATTATCTGgagataaaaaatgtttcaataaataaataaagtctttacgttttttcataatttagtGATTGTCTAATACAATTAAGCTATATCATTAAgattgtaacgttacgcctctCTGCCGCACCGCTactccggtccaaacgccgaacacaacgcgtaagaccgagcacgtgcacgcgctcggCTAAAGGTCCGTCTACAATAGGATTGGTCGTAGGGAGTAAAGTAGTAGGACGTAAGCAGTAGCGTACTTTCTACGACCACGTGTGTTCACAATGCGACGTTGTAACGATATAAGGCCGGCCAATGAAAACAAATTGTTTGAAATCACATGCAAAACAGTGATGTATTTTGAGTAGTTTATTTTTGTGGTTAGTATAATTATGGATTGGAGAAAAATTggattgtttcttttattttgcctATCTTggcaaaatttattgttattacaatGGCAAGctataagaaaaagaagaacgAAGCAACGGCGCTGGTGGGTTCGGCCTGTGAACAGATTACGAAATGCTCAAggattttataataatcttgTTCAAGAATTGATTCAGAGTGACCACGAGGAATTCTTTGAATTATATAGAATGTGGCCTGAACAGTtcaatttattagtaaatttgCTTCATCCTCATATTAAGAAGAACAGCATTCGGACACCTCTTCCTTCAGAACTGCGCTTAGCTGTCACTTTGTTGTAAGTAAAATTGTTgcaatttaaatacatacataaaaatgttatttgtaaagttatattttgtactgaatttaatttatgtactgaatttaatattaatattaataacagtaATCATAACTTAGTTATTAGCATCATTGTAATCATGTCTTAcgttatataagtttatataagtTACAAACAATtctaacacacacacacacacacattttattatttcctttaaaatatcataatgaTTATTGCAGATATTTATCTCAGGGTGATAGCGCTAAATTAAAACATGCAGAATTTAGAATAGGCAAGTCAACTGTTCACAAAATAGTAAATGAGACTTGTCAGGCGATTTGGATAGCGCTACAACCTATTGTTTTGAAACCTCCCAGTAAAGAAGATTGGAAATCCTTCAGCGAAGAATTTATGAAAAAGTGGCAATTTCCAAATTGTCTGGGAGCAATAGATGGGCGTCATATGAGAATTCAGGCACCACTCAATTCTGGATCGACATTCTACaactataaacaatttttcagcATGATACTGCTTGTCATCTGCGATGCATCATATAAGTTTACTTGGGTTGACATCGGGCAATATGGTgagtatatattaatttacccttctcaatttttttttattacacaagtTTGTCATACATCTTATCTACAATTGTTATTCTATGATTCATTTCCAGGTTCTATAAGTGATGGTGGAGTGTGGGTTAACACTGACTTTGCAAATGATATCGCTGCAGGTAATTTACCCTTGCCAGATCCCACACCACTTCCAGAAACAAATATTCCTTTTTCCTTTGTGTTTATTGGTGATGAAGCTTTTCCACTTTCAacatactactgtgtccaaaaagtaaggtgacattgcatttatttcgaaaattctttatttattcttgcaaatcaatttcgtccccttcaaagtaatccccccctgatataatacacttattccaacggattttccaatcttcgaaacagttgtaataatcgatttcaggaatggcctttagctccttcttcgcagcggcttgaatctcttctatcgactccggtgtccccggagcggccgcttgagtttgctgaatagccagaagtcgcatggagccaaatcaggtgaatacggtggttgtggaacaatattagtcgagtttttggttaaaaaatcacgaataatcagcGCAGTATGTGAcggcaaaaaacgagaaattcacttttagcagctcacaaaacaatgcgtatctcaaacactaatggatattttgacgtgttacttctcttggatgtcaaagacagtcctaccaacctaaaaaaaattttattcctccaaatccgtgcgcgcgggagatttaaaatgcaatgtcaccttactttttggacacagtagtatatgaTGCGGCCCTATCCTCGTAAAAATCTGACTGATGACATGAGGATTTTTAATTATCGCTTATCACGTGCACGGCGTACGATAGAGAATGCCTTTGGAATTTTGACTGCATGATGGCATATCTTGCACAAACCTCTCTGCATGTCAATAACCAACTGTGAAAATGTGTTGAAGGCTCTCGTCTgtctacataattttattatgtatggAGAAGAACAAGAGAATATGAACAATCGTCAATATTGTACAACAGATTTAATTGATACCGAGGAGCGTGATGGCAGCATTAGAGAAGGACAGTGGAGACGGCACTTTTCCCCACATTTTGCTGAACTCGGTCGATTAGGTGCTAACCGTGCAGATTCTGTAGCGAAAGAAATGAGAAATATCCTTAAAGAATACTTTATTTCTCCAGTTGGTGAAGCTCAAGCTCCATGGCAATACGAATACACGTTCAGAGGGGCTATTATTAATCCTTctgtaatataatttcttatacatacgatatacagaaaaaatttgttattgctgaatttattttgattttataatttgaaataactttattatatatttaaaacagttttttttgtttacagaaTTAAGATTTTGCTGAGTATCTAAAAATTAGCTGGATACaaacctgaaaataattttattggatcttCAAAATagttatgataaattttaagcaATAAATAATAGGCAATGCTacaaaacgttttaaaaactcTAGCAGCTTTAATGTTcctacataattgttttgatggtccaacaaaattattttcagatctgtatctaccTAAActtgtattttagcaaaattgttctattTCTGTGTACatgtgtaagaaatataaatatataaacattttagtataatgtatgtacataagtataatattaacatgtattattattaaacagtaTTATTAGACATTAACATGAATTATTAGAcagtattattttaacaaaattgttttattccTGTGTACATGTATAAGAAACTTTTAGTATAATGTACATAAGTATATTAACATGTATTATTAGACAGTAATGATACAAGTATAAATCATATAAAAGTAAGATATATGTTTATTATCGCTGAATTAGatataataaacttaaaaattatttctgaatgtattttgattttataagttGAAGTACTTCCATCATGCATTCAAGACGTTTTTCTTCGAGTACGGAATTAAGAGCATATCCAATGGCAGCCAAGACTGGATCAATAACAGATGAAGCTGAGGAAGGAGTAGAACGTTTGTTTGATGTCATCAAAGAGTTTCCAAATTTTGTAGTGAAAGAAATCAGAGCTGTTGATTGCTTGTTGATAGCTTGCATAAGCAGATCATCGTCTTTCCTTTTGAGTTTAGCAAAGTTATCAGGCTCGGGAATAATTCTTTCTGTTGATGAGGATATCTTTCGCATCGTTTTTAACACGTCTTTGGATGCTGATGCAGAACATTCCTCCACATTAAGGCTACTGGATGAAGATGTGGGCGCATGTAAAgcttcattttctttattttcctcaGCCGAGTATGCTGATGCACTGttgtctgtaaataaaaaaaaagattaataaaaactatGCATTTCTCAATTCACTCGACCTTACATACaacatttgtatatattaataaatcactTACCGCTAATTACTAATTCTAAATCACTCGTGGACCATATACTAGATGGAGACAAAAGCACTGATGCTTGTGGAGATGATGCTTGTGAAGATGGTACTTGTGGAGATGATGTTCGTGAATATGGTGCTTGTACAGACAGTATTTGAGGAGACGTTGCTCGTGGAGACAGTACTTGCAAAGATGGTGCTCGTGGAGACAGTACTTGTGGAAACACTATTTGTGAAGACAGTAATCGTGGAGAGGTTACTTCTGGAGACAGTGCTCGTGGAGATAGTACTTGTGCAGACAATATTTGAGGAGATACTGCTTGTGGAGACGGTATTGATCTTGCTGATAATGAAGGTGATGGTAATGAcgaaggtaaaataaatattggagaAGAGGAAGTTTCTTCAATGGTCTTCTTCATTTTGTTTGAGCTATAATTACTGGTAGTCCTGAAACACCGTAATACATACCATTACCAAATATCACAATATCAATTATTAggctaatttaatttgtaaataacaattatataccTTCGAGGCGTGATGTGATCCACTAAGAATAAACAAAGATTGTAAAATTGCCATTTTGGTACGTATAAAGGCTTTGTTTCTTGCCCAGATCTTCCTTTCAGAGATGCTACAACTTTTCGTCTTTCCTTACCAAATCGCTGGCAAATACTGTACCACATTTTGGCGGCATCTTTCCCTATtgataacagaaataaaaacttgtagtaataatttaacttaaccTTACCGTGACAGGTAAACATATTGagtgatttaattatatacatcttACCTGACACTTGTTTCGACAAGTTAAAACCAATATTCTCCCAAGCTAGATCTTTACAAAAATCTTTGCCAGCATATTCTTTCcagttttttgtatataaagcGGGATTTGCCTTGACAAAAGCAATCAATTCCTGCTTTAGTAATGTATCTTGTTCATTATCATCGTCGTTCTCTatctcattaattatattttcttcaaatggTTCTTCAGACATTgcactatttattaaaaaatgactcaatttaaaaatgattaaataaacgCGCACAATAACCCCAAACAAAAGTGACGCAAGGCAACGCAAGACGCTTGCCGTAGGCTGTAAGCAGTATCGAAATGAAAATGATTCATTTCGCTTACGGCTACTGCTACGACCTTAAAAACCGGTATTACGTCACTTACAACCTACTGTTACGGCTTAAAACTCTCCATTGTAGACGGATCTTAagcttgccgcgatcacgcgctaccatgcgtgccgcgcgccgcgttcggcaagcgttcccactACGGCCGGCCCAActgcgcgcgctgattggtacgtccgaccgcgcggaccgctatataagtcggcagcgggcagccgaaatcagttcgctccgagccaccgatctcgtACCTACTCCGCTCTTGCGCCGGGTATCCTCggcgctccttagcttgggtattctcaagcactttctgggaacgggcattcttgtTCCAACCATCTCACGGtcatactcgtcggtcctaacggttagggaatactcggccgatttcatcctccgtccgcgacgggaatactcgtcgtttccgcggctgggtattctcggcctataggaaccgtccgtcccgcaagtccattctcggggattctcgagaccaacGCCGTCGTCGGAAATACTCGACGCCGTCCTCCGGCTCAATCCATAAACCTGCTCcccacggggtgacaacacgCGGGGTGAGACCACTTAGGTCTCTAACGTCGATCACTCTCGCGTACTGCGGAACCGTCCGCTGCGCCGCCGATTCC contains the following coding sequences:
- the LOC120357282 gene encoding uncharacterized protein LOC120357282 produces the protein MSEEPFEENIINEIENDDDNEQDTLLKQELIAFVKANPALYTKNWKEYAGKDFCKDLAWENIGFNLSKQVSGKDAAKMWYSICQRFGKERRKVVASLKGRSGQETKPLYVPKWQFYNLCLFLVDHITPRRTTSNYSSNKMKKTIEETSSSPIFILPSSLPSPSLSARSIPSPQAVSPQILSAQVLSPRALSPEVTSPRLLSSQIVFPQVLSPRAPSLQVLSPRATSPQILSVQAPYSRTSSPQVPSSQASSPQASVLLSPSSIWSTSDLELVISDNSASAYSAEENKENEALHAPTSSSSSLNVEECSASASKDVLKTMRKISSSTERIIPEPDNFAKLKRKDDDLLMQAINKQSTALISFTTKFGNSLMTSNKRSTPSSASSVIDPVLAAIGYALNSVLEEKRLECMMEVLQLIKSKYIQK